The following coding sequences lie in one Frigoribacterium sp. SL97 genomic window:
- the efeB gene encoding iron uptake transporter deferrochelatase/peroxidase subunit: MTVTEGGGLSRRGLLGLVGTGVGAGVLGLGVGIGTDRAVQAHADGSSGASASYPFFGRHQSGIVTAAQDRLHFASFDVADGVSRAELVELLKDWSYAASRLTAGLDVSPTGATGGSPLAPPDDTGEATGLPAAGLTVTIGFGPSLFTTSDGTDRFGLASKRPPALVDLPHFSGDQLVAAASGGDLCVQACSDDPQVAVHAIRNLSRIAFGRASLRWSQLGFGRTSSTTRGQTTPRNLFGFKDGTANVKAEDVTAVEDGVWATASDGAGWMSGGSYLVARKIRMTIETWDHASLAEQQTVVGRDKGEGAPLSGGTEFTAPDFAVAGPTGGGPAIAPDSHVALAHPQNNDGATLLRRGYNFVDGNDELGRLNAGLFFIAFNRDPRRQYVPIQQALSRNDRMNEYVKHVGSGIFAVPPGASQDGWVGETLFA; encoded by the coding sequence CTGACAGTGACGGAGGGAGGCGGCCTCTCGCGACGCGGTCTGCTGGGGCTCGTCGGGACGGGCGTCGGAGCCGGCGTCCTCGGCCTCGGGGTCGGAATCGGCACGGACCGAGCCGTGCAGGCCCATGCCGACGGGTCCTCCGGGGCCTCGGCGTCGTACCCGTTCTTCGGTCGGCACCAGTCGGGCATCGTCACCGCCGCGCAGGACCGCCTGCACTTCGCCTCGTTCGACGTCGCGGACGGGGTCTCCCGCGCCGAACTCGTCGAGCTGCTGAAGGACTGGAGCTACGCCGCGTCGAGGCTGACGGCCGGCCTCGACGTCAGCCCGACGGGCGCCACGGGCGGCAGCCCCCTGGCGCCGCCGGACGACACGGGCGAGGCCACGGGTCTGCCCGCGGCCGGGCTGACCGTGACGATCGGGTTCGGTCCGTCGCTGTTCACCACGAGCGACGGCACCGACCGTTTCGGGCTCGCCTCGAAGCGGCCTCCGGCCCTCGTCGACCTGCCCCACTTCTCGGGCGACCAGCTCGTGGCGGCCGCGAGCGGCGGCGACCTGTGCGTACAGGCCTGCAGCGACGACCCGCAGGTCGCGGTGCACGCGATCCGCAACCTCTCGCGGATCGCCTTCGGCCGCGCCTCCCTGCGGTGGTCGCAGCTGGGATTCGGTCGGACCTCGTCGACGACCCGCGGCCAGACGACGCCCCGCAACCTCTTCGGCTTCAAGGACGGCACGGCCAACGTCAAGGCCGAGGACGTCACCGCGGTGGAGGACGGCGTCTGGGCGACCGCGTCCGACGGCGCCGGGTGGATGAGCGGCGGCTCGTACCTCGTCGCGCGCAAGATCCGCATGACGATCGAGACGTGGGACCACGCCTCGCTGGCCGAGCAGCAGACGGTCGTGGGTCGGGACAAGGGCGAAGGGGCTCCGCTCTCGGGCGGCACCGAGTTCACGGCCCCCGACTTCGCCGTCGCCGGCCCGACCGGTGGCGGGCCGGCCATCGCACCCGACTCGCACGTCGCCCTGGCGCACCCCCAGAACAACGACGGGGCCACGCTGCTGCGTCGCGGCTACAACTTCGTCGACGGCAACGACGAGCTCGGCCGCCTCAACGCCGGGCTGTTCTTCATCGCCTTCAACCGGGACCCGCGGCGGCAGTACGTGCCCATCCAGCAGGCGCTGTCGCGGAACGACCGGATGAACGAGTACGTGAAGCACGTCGGATCGGGCATCTTCGCCGTTCCACCGGGGGCGTCCCAGGACGGCTGGGTGGGCGAGACCCTCTTCGCCTGA
- the efeO gene encoding iron uptake system protein EfeO, whose translation MIASPLRPLAVASGVAALALALTGCVANAPAGSSAATAVTVDGSDDTCSLSTTSVPSGPVTFTMTNTGSDNSEFELLADDGLRIISEKENIGPGTTGSMTVSVPAGDYYTACVPGLVGEGVRASFTVTDSGAAVEATGSEKQQIDAAATAYVGYVKDQTGQLVTATDEFLAAYTAGDDEKARSLYPSARAHYERIEPVAESFGDLDPKIDFREADVEAGTEWTGWHRIEKDLWQPAASENGGAAYVPLTADERAHYAGLLTSDTKDLYDEVTADDFTVGIDAIANGAVGLMDEVATGKITGEEEIWSHTDLYDFQGNLEGARVAFDGVRDIVDQKDPELATSIDDRLTKVETLLAGYGSLDTGYPSYTDLTDADKKKLSDAVNALSEPLSELTSALVA comes from the coding sequence ATGATCGCCAGCCCCCTCCGCCCCCTCGCCGTCGCCTCGGGCGTCGCCGCCCTCGCGCTGGCCCTGACCGGCTGCGTCGCGAACGCTCCCGCCGGCTCCTCCGCGGCCACCGCCGTGACCGTCGACGGCTCCGACGACACGTGTTCGCTCTCGACCACCTCGGTCCCGAGCGGCCCCGTCACGTTCACCATGACGAACACCGGCAGCGACAACAGCGAGTTCGAACTGCTCGCCGACGACGGTCTCCGCATCATCAGCGAGAAGGAGAACATCGGCCCCGGCACGACGGGCTCGATGACGGTCTCGGTGCCGGCCGGCGACTACTACACCGCCTGCGTCCCGGGACTCGTCGGAGAAGGCGTCCGCGCCTCCTTCACGGTGACCGACTCGGGCGCGGCCGTCGAGGCGACGGGCAGCGAGAAGCAGCAGATCGACGCCGCGGCGACGGCGTACGTGGGCTACGTGAAGGACCAGACCGGGCAGCTCGTCACGGCGACCGACGAGTTCCTCGCCGCGTACACCGCCGGCGACGACGAGAAGGCCCGGTCGCTCTACCCGTCGGCGCGGGCGCACTACGAGCGCATCGAGCCGGTGGCCGAGTCGTTCGGCGACCTCGACCCGAAGATCGACTTCCGCGAGGCCGACGTCGAAGCCGGCACCGAGTGGACCGGATGGCACCGCATCGAGAAGGACCTCTGGCAGCCCGCGGCGTCCGAGAACGGAGGCGCGGCGTACGTCCCCCTGACGGCCGACGAACGTGCCCACTACGCCGGCCTGCTGACGAGCGACACGAAGGACCTCTACGACGAGGTCACCGCGGACGACTTCACGGTCGGGATCGACGCGATCGCCAACGGTGCGGTCGGCCTGATGGACGAGGTGGCCACCGGCAAGATCACCGGCGAGGAAGAGATCTGGTCGCACACCGACCTCTACGACTTCCAGGGCAACCTCGAGGGCGCCCGGGTTGCGTTCGACGGCGTGCGCGACATCGTCGACCAGAAGGACCCCGAGCTGGCGACCTCCATCGACGACCGGCTGACGAAGGTCGAGACGCTGCTCGCGGGGTACGGCAGCCTCGACACGGGGTACCCGTCGTACACCGACCTTACCGACGCCGACAAGAAGAAGCTGTCGGATGCCGTCAACGCCCTCAGCGAGCCGCTCAGCGAGCTGACCTCCGCGCTGGTCGCCTGA